One genomic region from Rattus norvegicus strain BN/NHsdMcwi chromosome 10, GRCr8, whole genome shotgun sequence encodes:
- the Havcr1l2 gene encoding hepatitis A virus cellular receptor 1 homolog, which produces MLPQIFISAFVLLLPVASGSFPEVYGMGGEPVTLPCSYPESRALSFVCWGRGECASDTCGQTLVWTDGNRINYRTSSRYQINAQLLQGNASLTIDYAYVSDSGLYCCRVEMKGWDGVQTLTTSLQVQPGSNSTRTKGLAIGLSIFVLLLVLVSSLVVANYIFMKKRPGSQSLVAFCVSKIRTLLNKEAA; this is translated from the exons ATGCTCCCTCAAATCTTCATTTCAGCATTCGTACTCCTTCTCCCAG TTGCTTCAGGATCATTCCCGGAAGTATATGGAATGGGGGGTGAGCCTGTGACGCTGCCATGTTCTTATCCTGAATCTCGTGCACTCTCATTCGTGTGCTGGGGCCGAGGCGAATGTGCTTCTGATACGTGTGGACAAACACTTGTCTGGACTGATGGAAACCGAATCAACTATCGGACAAGCAGTCGCTACCAGATCAACGCGCAGCTTCTTCAAGGAAATGCATCCTTGACCATCGATTACGCCTATGTGAGTGACAGCGGTCTCTACTGCTGCCGAGTGGAAATGAAGGGATGGGATGGTGTGCAGACACTGACCACCTCACTGCAGGTTCAACCAG GAAGCAATTCGACCAGGACTAAAGGCCTTGCTATTGGTCTCTCCATTTTCGTGCTGCTTCTAGTTCTTGTGAGCTCATTAGTTGTGGCAA ATTACATATTTATGAAAAAGAGGCCAGGATCTCAAAG cTTGGTAGCCTTTTGTGTTTCTAAGATCAGAACTTTACTAAATAAAGAGGCTGCGTGA